One Thunnus thynnus chromosome 18, fThuThy2.1, whole genome shotgun sequence genomic region harbors:
- the arf6a gene encoding ADP-ribosylation factor 6a, whose translation MGKMLSKIFGNKEMRILMLGLDAAGKTTILYKLKLGQSVTTIPTVGFNVETVTYKNVKFNVWDVGGQDKIRPLWRHYYTGTQGLIFVVDCADRDRIDEARQELHRIINDREMRDAIILIFANKQDLPDAMKPHEIQEKLGLTRIRDRNWYVQPSCATTGDGLYEGLTWLTSNYKS comes from the coding sequence ATGGGGAAAATGCTGTCAAAGATCTTTGGCAACAAGGAGATGAGAATATTGATGCTTGGACTTGATGCTGCTGGTAAAACTACCATCCTGTACAAGCTGAAGCTCGGACAGTCGGTCACCACCATCCCCACAGTTGGATTCAACGTGGAGACCGTCACCTATAAGAATGTGAAGTTCAACGTGTGGGACGTGGGGGGGCAGGACAAGATCAGGCCCCTTTGGAGACATTACTACACAGGCACCCAGGGTCTGATTTTCGTGGTGGACTGCGCCGACAGGGACAGGATCGATGAGGCGAGGCAGGAGCTCCACCGGATCATCAACGACCGGGAGATGAGGGACGCCATCATCCTGATCTTCGCCAACAAACAGGACCTCCCAGATGCCATGAAGCCCCACGAGATCCAGGAGAAGCTAGGCCTGACCCGGATCAGGGATAGGAATTGGTACGTTCAGCCCTCGTGTGCGACAACAGGGGATGGACTATACGAGGGCCTGACCTGGCTTACCTCAAATTACAAATCTTAA